The DNA sequence ATTCCTTTGCGGTCCTTTCCTTGCCCTTATCAGTTTGTACCAACATAATCAGATCAAGCATTAGCCCCGCATTATTTACAAGTTTGTCTCCTCCATTTTCTTCGATCACTGCCTCTACAATTATCACTTTCCCAGCTGTGCCATACTCTGCTATAGCTTCTCTACAGTTCGTCAGGATCTTGATGCACTCTTCATCACTCCAGTCGTGCAATATCCACTACATTTATAAGAGTTTGAGTATGTACGTATTGTCGGATTACAACATATTTGATGTTACAATCAGAAGGGCGGTAGGATAGCGCGGGGTGAGCCACCACTGAGAGTCCTCGAAAATACAAGGCCCCCCAAATTTTAATAATATTGATATAATTTTTAAGATTGTTTATATATTTACAAACAACGATATCATAATAAAGGCTAAATGTACTTGTTTTGATGAAAATCGAATGTGAATTTTAGGATGACGTGGACAAAGAAAGTGCTTTAAATGATATTGTTGCAAAATACGAGAGGAACCTCTTTTTTCACGTAAATTTTTGAAATGTATTTCTTGTTTATAATGTATATTGCTAGTTTATTTTATATGTCGGAAGATATcttttttaaatttatatttaatttaaattaaggcCCAAAATTTGAGATTTCGCAAAGGACCCCAACTATTTTGTACAGGCAAAATGATAGCGCCCTATGTATTCACACCAAAAATACGTTTACCACGGTATAATAACAGTAGTAACTTATTCTAGATTCAAGTGTACTAACCTTGAGGAAAGCCGCATTGGCTTTAGGGACACTTACAAACATGTCTCCTCCAACGTGCTCAATGCCTTGACATTCGGGTGCAACAGGCACTGCCTGAGGAAGATCAAAGTTGATCCCACGAATCCATGGACACCTTTCGACAATTATGCGCAGAGCTGTTCCATTACCACCTCCGACATTAACCACAGAGCTCAGTCCATCGAACACCTCAGGACATCCATCAAGTACTGCAGGAACTGTTATCCTGGTATCGAAAGCCATTGCATCATCAATTAGTTTCCTATAGTCAGGATTTTCAGATGCATACTTCCATGTGTCCATGCCGTGAGCACAAATGAACGGTGACGTGTTGTCATCCAACACACGTGCACTTAAGAAATTCCATGGAGCTGTCGTAACAGAGCTGTTTACATACAAAAACATACTGGCCAAGCTATTCTTTCCATCTTTTACAAAAAGACGAGACATGGGGGTTTGAACATATCCCATGGAGCCTTGGTTTGTCCTCTTCTCCTTAAAAATACCTATGTTCATCAAGAACCTCATGATCCGGAAAAGAGGCGTTGATGAACAAGCCAGTGCTGATGATAGCTGAGAAAGTGTCATCGGATCTGCATGATTTTCGAGAATATCAGGTATTCCAAGCTCAACAGCACACCTAACTGCAGCCATTTCTGCAGAACCATGCACTAATCTCCAAATACCAACTTGTGCTCGGGCCATTTCCTCATTTTCATGGCTTGCTTCATTTTTTGTCAATCCTTCCATCTGTTAAGATCAAGTGAAACAAGCCACACTTTACTGGCTAAGTCTTGAATTACTTCAGAATCAGGCTTCAGCTTCATATAGGCATATCACATGTGTTATTTATCAATAAAGAATCATTTTCTCTATGTTGTCAAAGTCTAATATTGCAGATTGATTGTTATTTAACAATTAGTAGCTTCTTTTTTGGCCCCTCTCCGGTCGACATTTTCCAACAGGATGAACTGCACCATTGGTCGCAGACAGACGTTTCCAACTCATCACAACACGAGGGCGGTAATGCGCAAAATTGGATTAATATATTGGGACTACAGAAAATCTTTTTTAATGTGTTACAACATTGTTTAGGGATATAACTCGGGACGAGCGAACCGAGTTTCGAGCCGGGTGATTCGAGCCGAGTTTAATAgagtcgagccgagccgagccgactCGTTTAACTAATCGAGCCTAAACCTCTACCCAAACTCGACTCGTGTAATTTCATGAGTCGAGTCGAGGCggctcgtttagttaaacgagccgGTTTTAACGAGTCACGAGTCGAGGCggctcgtttagttaaacgagccgGTTTTAACGAGTCGGGCGAGGCGGCTCCACACGAGTTGAGTCAAGGCGGCTCGTTTAGCCGGTTTTAACGAGTCGGGCGAGGCGGCTCGTTTAATTTTACACTTAATCGAGGCT is a window from the Apium graveolens cultivar Ventura chromosome 1, ASM990537v1, whole genome shotgun sequence genome containing:
- the LOC141677372 gene encoding acetylserotonin O-methyltransferase-like yields the protein MEGLTKNEASHENEEMARAQVGIWRLVHGSAEMAAVRCAVELGIPDILENHADPMTLSQLSSALACSSTPLFRIMRFLMNIGIFKEKRTNQGSMGYVQTPMSRLFVKDGKNSLASMFLYVNSSVTTAPWNFLSARVLDDNTSPFICAHGMDTWKYASENPDYRKLIDDAMAFDTRITVPAVLDGCPEVFDGLSSVVNVGGGNGTALRIIVERCPWIRGINFDLPQAVPVAPECQGIEHVGGDMFVSVPKANAAFLKWILHDWSDEECIKILTNCREAIAEYGTAGKVIIVEAVIEENGGDKLVNNAGLMLDLIMLVQTDKGKERTAKEWTYVLRKAGFTRHTVKTIQSALSVIEAYP